In Micromonospora sp. WMMD980, the following are encoded in one genomic region:
- a CDS encoding NADP-dependent malic enzyme gives MSASTPDPADPVFRLHVGGKMAVASTVPLTSREDLSLAYTPGVARVCEAIAADPDLADTYTWVSHTVAVVTDGSAVLGLGNIGPRAALPVMEGKAVLFKQFAGVDAVPVCLDTQDVDEIVATVKALAPSFGGINLEDISAPRCFEVERRLDEALDIPVFHDDQHGTAIVVLAALRNAATLLNRKLGDLRVAVSGAGAAGVAVTKMLIAGGVDPARVVVCDSRGIIGRHRELTGTKAELADLTNADGRQGDVTEALRDADVLVGVSGGQIPEAAVAGMAPGGIVFALANPTPEVHPEVAARHVAVVATGRSDYPNQINNVLAFPGVFRGALDAGATRITDAMKVAAADAIAGVVAESLTADAIVPSPLDPRVAPAVAEAVAEAARRDGVARR, from the coding sequence ATGTCTGCGTCCACCCCGGACCCCGCCGATCCCGTCTTCCGACTGCATGTCGGCGGCAAGATGGCCGTCGCCTCCACCGTGCCGCTGACCAGCCGGGAGGACCTCTCCCTCGCGTACACCCCGGGGGTGGCCCGGGTCTGCGAGGCGATCGCCGCCGACCCGGACCTCGCCGACACCTACACCTGGGTGTCGCACACCGTCGCCGTGGTCACCGACGGCTCCGCCGTGCTCGGCCTGGGCAACATCGGCCCGCGCGCCGCGCTGCCCGTGATGGAGGGCAAGGCGGTGCTGTTCAAGCAGTTCGCCGGCGTGGACGCCGTGCCGGTCTGCCTGGACACCCAGGACGTGGACGAGATCGTCGCGACGGTCAAGGCGCTCGCGCCCTCGTTCGGCGGGATCAACCTGGAGGACATCAGCGCGCCACGCTGCTTCGAGGTGGAGCGCCGGCTGGACGAGGCGCTCGACATCCCGGTCTTCCACGACGACCAGCACGGCACCGCGATCGTGGTGCTGGCCGCGCTGCGCAACGCGGCGACGCTGCTCAACCGCAAGCTCGGCGACCTGCGGGTGGCGGTCAGCGGCGCCGGCGCGGCCGGGGTGGCGGTCACCAAGATGCTGATCGCCGGCGGCGTCGACCCGGCTCGGGTGGTGGTGTGCGACTCGCGCGGCATCATCGGCCGGCACCGCGAACTCACCGGCACCAAGGCCGAGCTGGCCGACCTCACCAATGCCGACGGCCGCCAGGGCGACGTCACCGAGGCGCTGCGCGACGCGGACGTGCTGGTCGGCGTCTCCGGCGGCCAGATCCCCGAGGCGGCGGTGGCCGGCATGGCGCCCGGCGGCATCGTCTTCGCGCTGGCCAACCCCACCCCGGAGGTGCACCCGGAGGTGGCCGCCCGGCACGTGGCGGTGGTCGCCACCGGGCGCAGCGACTACCCCAACCAGATCAACAACGTGCTCGCGTTCCCCGGGGTGTTCCGCGGCGCGCTGGACGCCGGCGCCACCCGGATCACCGACGCGATGAAGGTGGCCGCCGCCGACGCCATCGCGGGCGTGGTGGCCGAGTCGCTGACCGCGGACGCGATCGTGCCGTCCCCGCTCGACCCGCGCGTCGCCCCCGCGGTGGCCGAGGCGGTCGCCGAGGCCGCCCGCCGCGACGGGGTCGCCCGCCGCTGA
- a CDS encoding zinc-binding dehydrogenase yields MPIMRAAYASAFDADNPLAALAVGDRPEPTHPQDDWVTVRVRASSLNHHDLWSLRGVGLTADQLPMILGCDAVGTDPDGNEMVIYPVVPTPGDPRGVSILSEHFQGTFAELVAVPRMNLLPLPDGLSATDAACLPTAWLTAWRMLTTKGRVADGESVLVQGAGGGVATAAVALAVALGKRVYATSRDAAKRERIAELGATALEPGARLPERVDVVIETVGAATFDHSLKSAAPMARIVVSGATAGHEPTVNLRRVFAMQLEILGTSMGTPDELAELLAFCAEHGVRPVVDGVVPFGEIEEAFARLHSGEVFGKVVVDHTA; encoded by the coding sequence GTGCCGATCATGCGTGCTGCCTATGCCTCGGCCTTCGACGCCGACAACCCGCTCGCCGCGCTCGCCGTCGGCGACCGTCCCGAGCCGACCCACCCGCAGGACGACTGGGTCACCGTGCGGGTCCGGGCCAGCTCGCTCAACCACCACGACCTCTGGTCGCTGCGCGGCGTGGGCCTGACCGCCGACCAGCTCCCGATGATCCTGGGCTGCGACGCGGTCGGCACCGACCCGGACGGCAACGAGATGGTCATCTACCCGGTGGTGCCCACCCCGGGTGACCCGCGCGGGGTCTCCATCCTCTCCGAGCACTTCCAGGGCACCTTCGCCGAGCTGGTCGCCGTACCCCGGATGAACCTGCTGCCGCTGCCCGACGGCCTGTCGGCGACCGACGCGGCGTGCCTGCCCACGGCCTGGCTCACCGCGTGGCGGATGCTCACCACCAAGGGCCGGGTCGCCGACGGCGAGTCGGTGCTGGTCCAGGGCGCCGGGGGTGGCGTGGCCACCGCGGCGGTCGCGCTCGCCGTCGCGCTCGGCAAGCGGGTGTACGCGACCAGCCGCGACGCCGCGAAGCGGGAGCGGATCGCCGAGCTGGGCGCCACCGCGCTGGAGCCCGGCGCCCGGCTGCCGGAGCGGGTGGACGTGGTGATCGAGACGGTCGGCGCGGCCACGTTCGACCACTCGCTGAAGTCGGCCGCCCCGATGGCCCGGATCGTGGTCTCCGGCGCCACCGCCGGGCACGAGCCCACTGTCAACCTGCGCCGGGTCTTCGCCATGCAACTGGAGATCCTCGGCACCTCCATGGGCACCCCGGACGAGCTGGCCGAGCTGCTCGCGTTCTGCGCCGAGCACGGGGTCCGCCCGGTGGTGGACGGGGTGGTGCCGTTCGGGGAGATCGAGGAGGCGTTCGCCCGGCTGCACTCCGGCGAGGTCTTCGGCAAGGTGGTCGTCGACCACACCGCGTGA
- a CDS encoding chlorophyllase, giving the protein MRRRPVALVAVALLGVGLAGCSGPPAAPAGRPAPDSPPRATSPAPRVAAGTAPTTSFAVGVRQVKLNRDGDRPLPVTLWYPATGAAGGPAERSARAATGRFPVVLFSHGLGARPEDYQVLLTRWAAAGFVVAAPRFPHTGRGGDGNPLDVLNQPADVSYVLTKVLALGKTAGDPLRGRLDPERVAATGHSAGGVTTIGLFTTGRDERLDAGIVFAGTALGVGTAFAGAAAPQMFVHGEADEVVSYAAGKAVFDAVPWPKAMLSLPKGDHGRALLGDGKALRVVADTTVEFLRWTLYGDPAAKKRLPADAARGGLATLDDRL; this is encoded by the coding sequence ATGCGCCGTCGTCCCGTTGCCCTCGTTGCCGTCGCGCTGCTCGGCGTCGGTCTGGCCGGCTGCTCCGGGCCGCCGGCTGCCCCGGCCGGGCGGCCCGCTCCCGACAGCCCACCGCGGGCCACCTCGCCCGCGCCCCGGGTGGCCGCCGGCACGGCGCCCACCACGAGCTTCGCGGTCGGGGTACGCCAGGTGAAGCTGAACCGCGACGGCGACCGGCCGTTGCCGGTGACGCTCTGGTACCCGGCGACGGGGGCGGCCGGCGGCCCGGCCGAGCGGTCCGCCCGGGCGGCCACCGGGCGGTTTCCGGTGGTGCTGTTCAGTCACGGCCTGGGTGCCCGGCCGGAGGACTACCAGGTGCTGCTGACGCGTTGGGCGGCGGCCGGGTTCGTGGTCGCCGCGCCGCGCTTCCCGCACACCGGCCGGGGTGGCGACGGCAACCCGCTGGACGTGCTCAACCAGCCGGCCGACGTGTCGTACGTGTTGACCAAAGTGCTCGCGCTCGGGAAGACGGCGGGTGACCCGCTGCGCGGCCGGCTGGATCCGGAGCGGGTGGCCGCGACCGGGCACAGCGCCGGCGGGGTGACCACCATCGGGCTGTTCACCACCGGGCGGGACGAGCGGCTGGACGCCGGGATCGTGTTCGCCGGCACGGCGCTCGGCGTGGGCACCGCGTTCGCCGGTGCCGCCGCGCCGCAGATGTTCGTGCACGGCGAGGCGGACGAGGTGGTGTCCTACGCCGCCGGCAAGGCCGTCTTCGACGCGGTGCCGTGGCCGAAGGCGATGCTCAGCCTGCCGAAGGGCGACCACGGCCGGGCGTTGCTCGGCGACGGGAAGGCGTTGCGGGTGGTCGCCGACACCACTGTCGAGTTCCTCCGCTGGACGCTCTACGGCGACCCCGCCGCGAAGAAGCGACTCCCCGCTGACGCAGCTCGTGGCGGCCTGGCCACCCTCGACGACCGGTTGTAA
- a CDS encoding aminoglycoside adenylyltransferase, which translates to MDELTGRQLDAIREVVDLAGAAGIEVWLRGGWAMDFHLGAVSRPHVDVDWYCWRHDADRLAALLGARGWCPDPRMPATKQLDLLRGDVELSFAYLDRDPAGRVVVGAGPWAGTALPDGMLAARPGRLGSLAAPVISVTAQIEFKEMFPVWMPERPRRAKDAADLARLRASAGDRPPA; encoded by the coding sequence GTGGACGAGTTGACCGGGCGGCAACTGGACGCGATCCGTGAGGTGGTCGACCTGGCGGGCGCGGCCGGGATCGAGGTCTGGCTGCGGGGCGGCTGGGCGATGGACTTCCACCTCGGCGCGGTGAGCCGCCCGCACGTCGACGTCGACTGGTACTGCTGGCGGCACGACGCCGACCGGCTGGCGGCCCTGCTCGGTGCGCGGGGCTGGTGCCCCGACCCCCGGATGCCGGCCACCAAGCAACTCGACCTGCTCCGCGGCGACGTGGAACTGAGCTTCGCCTACCTGGACCGGGACCCGGCCGGCCGGGTCGTCGTCGGCGCCGGGCCGTGGGCCGGCACCGCCCTGCCGGACGGGATGCTGGCCGCCCGGCCCGGCCGGCTCGGCTCGCTGGCGGCGCCGGTGATCAGTGTCACCGCGCAGATCGAGTTCAAGGAGATGTTCCCGGTCTGGATGCCGGAGCGTCCCCGCCGCGCCAAGGACGCCGCCGACCTGGCCCGCCTCCGGGCGTCGGCCGGCGACCGTCCCCCGGCCTGA
- a CDS encoding alpha/beta hydrolase — MRGERLVAALTTALLAGCGPAVATSDPVPATVRPAPERPYAVGMRQFTVDPDGPRPLPVTVWYPVDRPTAPDPPTGVPTRTAPGPATDAAPAPSSPDRAGPGRPAVASSVGTPTGPRVWAGAPVATGRFPVVVYSHGLRSLPALHAPLTSRWASAGLVVVAPTYPRTNRRARNFSRDDVRNQPGDAWRLVRHLVRLGTRLGDPLGAHLATDRLTVAGHSAGGHTTLGMFASAPPVPLRAAIVIAGGRPVIGPVRPLAPVLFVHGTADKIVPQSIARAAYARCLGPAAFLSLRGQGHGEYLGPGRPGFPEVLATTTDFLRWTLYGDRAALRRLPADATTPGVTTFATRAFPA, encoded by the coding sequence GTGAGGGGGGAGCGACTGGTGGCCGCGCTGACGACGGCGCTGCTGGCCGGCTGCGGGCCGGCCGTCGCCACCTCCGACCCGGTCCCGGCCACCGTCCGACCCGCGCCCGAGCGCCCGTACGCGGTGGGCATGCGCCAGTTCACCGTCGACCCCGACGGCCCACGGCCCCTGCCGGTCACCGTCTGGTACCCGGTGGACCGACCGACCGCCCCCGACCCGCCCACGGGCGTCCCCACCCGCACGGCGCCCGGTCCCGCCACCGACGCGGCACCCGCACCGTCCTCACCCGACCGGGCCGGGCCGGGTCGACCGGCCGTCGCGTCGAGCGTCGGTACGCCGACCGGGCCGAGGGTGTGGGCCGGGGCGCCGGTGGCCACCGGACGGTTCCCGGTCGTCGTCTACAGCCACGGGCTGCGCAGCCTGCCCGCACTGCACGCACCGCTGACCAGCCGCTGGGCGTCCGCCGGACTGGTGGTCGTCGCGCCCACCTATCCGCGTACCAACCGGCGGGCCCGGAACTTCAGCCGGGACGACGTACGCAACCAGCCCGGCGACGCCTGGCGGCTGGTCCGCCACCTCGTCCGCCTGGGCACCCGCCTCGGTGACCCGCTCGGCGCGCACCTGGCGACGGACCGGCTCACCGTCGCCGGACACTCGGCGGGCGGCCACACCACCCTCGGCATGTTCGCGTCCGCGCCACCGGTCCCGTTGCGGGCGGCCATCGTCATCGCCGGTGGCCGGCCGGTCATCGGCCCGGTCCGGCCGCTCGCGCCGGTACTGTTCGTGCACGGCACCGCCGACAAGATCGTCCCGCAGTCGATCGCCCGGGCCGCGTACGCCCGATGTCTCGGGCCGGCCGCGTTCCTCAGCCTGCGTGGCCAGGGCCACGGCGAGTATCTGGGTCCCGGTCGGCCGGGGTTCCCGGAGGTGCTCGCCACCACCACCGACTTTCTCCGCTGGACGCTCTACGGCGACCGGGCGGCCCTGCGCCGCCTCCCCGCCGACGCCACCACGCCCGGCGTCACCACATTCGCCACCCGCGCCTTCCCCGCCTGA
- a CDS encoding acetate kinase — protein MSRILVLNTGSSSVKYRLYDGDEILDKGTVERVGEPGGGPAGHETAVREIIDRLDLTGLAGVGHRVVHGGRRFSAPVLIDDAVVAAIEELVPLAPLHNPANLAGIRVAREALPDTPQVAVFDTAFHHTLPEAAATYAIDRATAERYDVRRYGFHGTSHAYVSRRTAELLDRPYAELNTITLHLGNGASACAVQGGRSVATSMGMSPLEGLVMGTRSGDLDPTVIFHLRREGGMGVDEIDDLLNHRSGLLGLTGVNDMREVLARRDAGDPAAALAFDVYCRRITGYVGAYYALLGRVDAVAFTAGVGEHAAAVRAASLAGLDRLGIAVDPARDDGTGDRVVSPDGAEVTVLVVGTDEEREIARETREVLA, from the coding sequence ATGAGCCGGATCCTGGTCCTCAACACGGGGTCCTCGTCGGTCAAGTACCGGCTCTACGACGGCGACGAGATTCTCGACAAGGGCACCGTGGAGCGGGTCGGCGAGCCGGGCGGCGGGCCGGCCGGCCACGAGACCGCGGTCCGGGAGATCATCGACCGGCTCGACCTCACCGGGCTCGCCGGCGTCGGGCACCGGGTGGTGCACGGCGGGCGGCGGTTCAGCGCCCCGGTGCTGATCGACGACGCGGTGGTCGCCGCGATCGAGGAGCTGGTCCCGCTCGCCCCGCTGCACAATCCGGCCAACCTCGCCGGCATCCGGGTGGCCCGGGAGGCGTTGCCGGACACCCCGCAGGTGGCGGTCTTCGACACCGCGTTCCACCACACGCTGCCCGAGGCCGCCGCCACCTACGCCATCGACCGGGCCACCGCCGAGCGGTACGACGTGCGACGGTACGGCTTCCACGGCACCTCGCACGCGTACGTGTCGCGGCGGACCGCCGAACTGCTGGACCGGCCGTACGCCGAGCTGAACACCATCACGTTGCACCTGGGCAACGGGGCGAGCGCGTGCGCGGTCCAGGGCGGCCGCAGCGTCGCCACCTCGATGGGCATGTCCCCGCTGGAGGGGCTGGTGATGGGCACCCGCAGCGGCGACCTCGACCCGACGGTGATCTTCCACCTGCGCCGCGAGGGCGGCATGGGCGTCGACGAGATCGACGACCTGCTCAACCACCGCAGCGGCCTGCTCGGGCTCACCGGGGTCAACGACATGCGGGAGGTGCTGGCCCGCCGGGACGCCGGCGACCCGGCGGCGGCGTTGGCGTTCGACGTCTACTGCCGCCGGATCACCGGCTACGTGGGCGCGTACTACGCGCTGCTCGGGCGGGTCGACGCGGTCGCCTTCACCGCCGGGGTCGGTGAGCACGCCGCCGCGGTCCGGGCCGCGTCGCTGGCCGGGCTGGACCGGCTCGGCATCGCCGTCGACCCGGCCCGCGACGACGGTACGGGCGACCGGGTCGTCTCACCCGACGGCGCTGAGGTCACCGTGCTCGTGGTCGGCACCGACGAGGAGCGGGAGATCGCCCGCGAGACCCGCGAGGTGCTCGCCTGA